The Impatiens glandulifera unplaced genomic scaffold, dImpGla2.1, whole genome shotgun sequence genome includes the window TACAAGCTCGAACTGATGCTTTTGATATGAATATGTCTAAGCAAAATGGCTCATGGTATCGATCTGTCATCTGGTTAAATGTCAAAGTTCTTCTTTCCTTCTTCCCCCCTTCTCCAACAAAGGTGTCCATTCCATTAATGGAAGGAGGTAGAGCTTCTTTCCTAACAAGCTTTAATAGCTTTTGCCCATTTTCAGATCCAGAAACCGATTTCCCTTCCAAGCTTTTCTTATCCCTAACATTTttcttgtcatttttattttgggaaGCATTCCTGCGATGAAATTCAATGGTGTATTCATCATACTCCTTGGAATCTCTCTCCAGCTTATAGAAAAGACTCCCACGAATTCTCATATCCTCTATCTCATCAAAGTCTGGAGAATCAATGGAGGTTTGATCAGAATTAGTTGCCTCATCTACTGATTCATCATCAAAGAAGGTAATTCTTTCTGACAAACTTTTTGTTCCTTTCCATGCCTCAGCTATGTCAGAAGAAACCTTCCAAGCATCTGAATCAACAATCTCAAGTTT containing:
- the LOC124918006 gene encoding uncharacterized protein LOC124918006 isoform X2 produces the protein MLVRKILSTTNCGVIWKGFVRFSSSINHTHEKVTPLPVGNSNKIHGSGYHLSPLFSHGIHQMDDCKLEIVDSDAWKVSSDIAEAWKGTKSLSERITFFDDESVDEATNSDQTSIDSPDFDEIEDMRIRGSLFYKLERDSKEYDEYTIEFHRRNASQNKNDKKNVRDKKSLEGKSVSGSENGQKLLKLVRKEALPPSINGMDTFVGEGGKKERRTLTFNQMTDRYHEPFCLDIFISKASVRACIIHRETSKVVVVAHSISKDMKFDLSSTRNKTACFAIGEALAQRALADDIHNVVYTPRKEEKLEGKLQTVLHSIIDNGVNVKVKLKQWKMKKASSHYG
- the LOC124918006 gene encoding uncharacterized protein LOC124918006 isoform X1, whose protein sequence is MLVRKILSTTNCGVIWKGFVRFSSSINHTHEKVTPLPVGNSNKIHGSGYHLSPLFSHGIHQMDDCKLEIVDSDAWKVSSDIAEAWKGTKSLSERITFFDDESVDEATNSDQTSIDSPDFDEIEDMRIRGSLFYKLERDSKEYDEYTIEFHRRNASQNKNDKKNVRDKKSLEGKSVSGSENGQKLLKLVRKEALPPSINGMDTFVGEGGKKERRTLTFNQMTDRYHEPFCLDIFISKASVRACIIHRETSKVVVVAHSISKDMKFDLSSTRNKTACFAIGEALAQRALADDIHNVVYTPRKEEKLEGKLQTVLHSIIDNGVNVKVKLKQWKMKKASSHYGLEHQSWEKQ